The Nicotiana tabacum cultivar K326 chromosome 14, ASM71507v2, whole genome shotgun sequence genome contains a region encoding:
- the LOC142168782 gene encoding putative calcium-binding protein CML19, with the protein MEVYQQQYRRLLDRLDENGDGKISASELQQCVHLIGKDMSYDEAKAAVAAHDSDDDGLLDFDDFVRLVEDGTEEEKARELKEAFRMYEMEGCGCITPESLQRMLDRLGESRTIDECRGMIARYDINGDGLLNFDEFVIMMHC; encoded by the coding sequence ATGGAAGTATACCAGCAGCAGTACAGGCGACTACTTGACCGCCTAGATGAAAACGGAGATGGGAAAATATCAGCATCAGAGTTGCAACAATGTGTACATTTGATTGGCAAAGATATGTCATATGACGAAGCAAAGGCTGCGGTTGCAGCCCATGACTCGGACGATGATGGCTTATTGGATTTCGATGATTTTGTCAGATTAGTAGAAGATGGGACCGAAGAAGAGAAGGCGCGCGAGTTGAAGGAGGCATTTCGGATGTATGAAATGGAGGGATGTGGATGCATTACTCCGGAGAGTTTACAGAGAATGCTCGATAGATTAGGGGAGTCGAGAACTATTGACGAGTGCAGAGGAATGATTGCGAGATATGATATTAATGGCGATGGTTTACTGAATTTTGATGAGTTTGTGATCATGATGCATTGCTAG